A DNA window from Helianthus annuus cultivar XRQ/B chromosome 15, HanXRQr2.0-SUNRISE, whole genome shotgun sequence contains the following coding sequences:
- the LOC110926806 gene encoding benzoate carboxyl methyltransferase, whose amino-acid sequence MALVNILHMTTGHEDSSYAKNSLLQETVIQKAIPCLNHTIKGIASRDIFLDGCFKIADLGCGSSRNTLLVASNIIDIVIEVCKENNHKPPQFQVCLNDLFGNDFNNLFKLLPEFYAKLKREKGENVGPCIVSAVPGSFYGRLFPDKSLHLVHSSFSVHWLSQVPEGIENNTLNIYPAKTSPPNVFQAYAKQFRIDFTNFLKLRSKEIVRGGCMILTFLGRSIADPTCDDNCSLWEQLAQSLQDMVKEGLVRESNLNSFNLPLYCPCVDEVRDAIKNEGSFSLDNLTVFQVNWDPQDTDYTNTNDSIDLGQKHGRNTAKHIRAVTEPLLTSHFGNSINVVALFKKFEKHLAEHLANKKTRYFNILISLTKSE is encoded by the exons ATGGCATTAGTAAACATCCTACATATGACTACTGGCCATGAAGATTCAAGCTATGCCAAGAACTCCCTTCTTCAG GAAACTGTTATACAAAAAGCGATACCATGTCTTAATCATACAATCAAGGGTATTGCAAGCCGTGATATCTTTTTAGACGGTTGTTTCAAGATTGCAGATTTAGGATGCGGCTCTAGTAGAAACACGCTCTTGGTTGCATCTAATATAATTGATATAGTCATTGAGGTCTGCAAAGAAAATAACCATAAACCACCACAGTTTCAAGTATGCTTAAATGACCTATTTGGAAATGATTTCAATAACCTTTTCAAATTATTACCCGAATTTTATGCAAAGCTGAAGAGGGAGAAGGGAGAAAACGTTGGCCCTTGTATTGTTTCAGCCGTTCCTGGTTCCTTTTACGGTAGACTTTTTCCGGACAAAAGTTTGCACCTTGTCCACTCGTCTTTTAGTGTTCATTGGCTTTCTCAG GTACCTGAAGGCATAGAAAACAACACATTAAATATATACCCAGCGAAAACAAGTCCTCCAAATGTCTTCCAAGCATATGCAAAGCAATTTCGTATCGACTTCACGAATTTTCTAAAATTGCGTTCCAAGGAAATAGTACGTGGTGGATGCATGATTTTAACATTTTTAGGTCGAAGTATTGCTGATCCAACTTGTGATGACAATTGCAGTCTCTGGGAGCAACTTGCACAGTCACTTCAGGACATGGTCAAAGAG GGATTGGTTCGAGAATCCAATCTTAATTCATTCAATTTGCCACTTTATTGTCCATGTGTGGATGAAGTTAGGGATGCTATTAAAAATGAGGGATCTTTTTCTCTTGATAACTTGACTGTTTTTCAAGTTAACTGGGACCCACAAGACACAGATTACACAAATACAAACGATTCGATTGACCTCGGCCAAAAGCACGGTAGGAACACAGCCAAACATATCAGAGCGGTTACAGAACCGTTATTGACGTCTCATTTTGGGAACTCCATAAATGTCGTCGCGCTGTTTAAGAAGTTTGAGAAGCATTTGGCAGAACATCTCGCTAACAAGAAAACAAGATACTTCAACATACTAATTTCATTGACTAAAAGTGAATAG
- the LOC110926807 gene encoding uncharacterized protein LOC110926807, translating into MARTKEKPGSSSSSSRGKGKEKEQPSKKRQYLGRVSESESEEEEEMQLDPRDKPVWNSGSLDDQPEIWQPTLYNDCMNKLKNKAAAFICERDVDEPQLGQFGVYDKFRALGWEGALKCWDKDKSNLFLTEIQEWMATLKCENFYRPSQMKLIGTVHGVPVEMSFDTLKKLGKYDSLPAREYMIPTLDDLLLKPEKHVTWNSMLADLFLPGRYGGVLYRKNLKIEAKLLHTICLLNVIPRRGDKEQVRFPEIPVLYSLMHGSPRFPIRYLIMHHLWICRNKYGRDIVPYCRIITGLMKQQKALTSEDRGLTKRHLPFTLDRLGNVWTYTSSERYHKLKSEGQRWRALKLGARELLPGEPDEPESDEELVPSGDDDYADEPTGGANVGFGAFHGGHGGTFYDYAQQPYEPGWAYSGSMQEVIESQRPPAAIFDTWSGPKRSLFDQGTRNSASIERALKHSLDRNESWHRTHAYSQEVEMNNRYHDDQMRRMHADWHAGRPVVEDPQHVDYASLPPYDGSVSYPTPQLHHSQWLDPRRQEGPQQQEGSSSGSFGFGEWSDMMSSIFGPPGPRYY; encoded by the coding sequence ATggcaaggacaaaggaaaagccGGGTTCAAGTTCATCTTCGTCAAGAGGCAAAGGCAAGGAGAAGGAGCAGCCATCGAAGAAGAGGCAATATCTTGGTAGGGTTAGTGAAAGCGAAAGCGAGGAAGAAGAAGAGATGCAGTTAGACCCAAGAGATAAACCGGTGTGGAATTCGGGGTCATTGGATGACCAACCCGAAATTTGGCAGCCAACTTTGTATAACGATTGCATGAACAAGTTAAAGAATAAAGCGGCCGCATTCATCTGTGAAAGAGATGTTGATGAGCCTCAGTTGGGCCAGTTCGGGGTGTATGACAAGTTCCGTGCTTTGGGTTGGGAAGGAGCACTCAAGTGTTGGGATAAGGATAAGAGCAATTTGTTTTTGACTGAAATTCAGGAGTGGATGGCAACACTTAAGTGTGAAAACTTCTATAGGCCATCACAAATGAAGTTGATTGGGACGGTACATGGGGTACCAGTTGAAATGTCATTTGATACTTTGAAGAAGTTGGGAAAATATGATAGTCTTCCAGCTAGGGAATACATGATTCCCACGCTTGATGACTTGTTGCTCAAACCCGAGAAGCACGTGACGTGGAACAGTATGTTGGCTGATTTGTTTTTGCCCGGTAGGTATGGTGGCGTGTTATACCGAAAAAATCTGAAGATAGAAGCCAAGCTCTTGCATACGATCTGTTTACTTAATGTCATCCCAAGGAGAGGGGATAAAGAACAGGTGAGGTTTCCAGAGATACCTGTTCTGTACTCATTGATGCACGGGTCCCCACGGTTTCCAATCCGCTACCTGATCATGCACCATTTGTGGATATGTCGGAACAAATACGGGAGAGACATTGTCCCGTACTGCCGCATCATAACGGGCTTAATGAAACAGCAGAAGGCACTCACATCTGAAGACCGCGGTTTAACGAAAAGGCACTTGCCTTTTACTTTGGATAGGTTGGGAAACGTTTGGACATACACTTCGTCTGAACGTTATCACAAGCTGAAATCAGAGGGTCAACGGTGGAGGGCGTTGAAATTAGGGGCAAGGGAATTGTTACCGGGGGAACCGGATGAACCTGAGAGTGATGAAGAGTTAGTTCCGAGTGGGGATGACGATTACGCAGACGAGCCAACGGGTGGTGCAAATGTTGGTTTTGGGGCTTTTCATGGTGGTCATGGTGGCACATTTTACGACTATGCGCAGCAACCATATGAGCCGGGGTGGGCTTATAGTGGTTCAATGCAGGAGGTGATCGAGAGCCAACGCCCGCCGGCGGCCATCTTTGATACTTGGTCGGGTCCGAAGAGGTCGTTATTTGATCAAGGCACGCGGAATAGCGCTAGTATTGAGCGGGCACTTAAACATAGCCTCGACCGCAATGAATCATGGCACCGGACTCACGCATATTCGCAGGAGGTGGAAATGAATAACCGATATCACGATGATCAGATGAGGCGGATGCATGCGGACTGGCATGCTGGGAGGCCGGTGGttgaggatccacaacatgtggattatgcctcATTGCCACCATATGATGGCAGCGTTTCGTATCCGACTCCACAACTCCACCATTCTCAGTGGCTTGATCCAAGACGGCAAGAGGGACCACAACAACAAGAGGGAAGCAGTAGCGGCTCGTTCGGGTTTGGAGAATGGAGCGATATGATGTCGTCCATTTTTGGGCCCCCAGGACCGCGTTATTATTGA